From a single Syngnathus scovelli strain Florida chromosome 2, RoL_Ssco_1.2, whole genome shotgun sequence genomic region:
- the ahcyl1 gene encoding S-adenosylhomocysteine hydrolase-like protein 1 isoform X1, producing the protein MSDSTASDGMVEVKQGTKYVKETENVAEKYSALTVSKNSSDVNMNVGEMPSAAFTAVPTLKSVKKIQFANAEDKQEFSKYPTKAGRRSLSRSISQSSTDSYSSAASYTDSSDDETSPRDKAQVNTQGSSDFCVKNIKQAEFGRREIEIAEQDMSALISLRKRAQGEKPLAGAKVVGCTHITAQTAVLIETLVALGAQCRWTACNIYSTQNEVAAALAETGVPVFAWKGETEDDFWWCIDRCVNLEGWQANMILDDGGDLTHWVYKKYPSVFKKVRGIVEESVTGVHRLYQLSKAGKLCVPAMNVNDSVTKQKFDNLYCCRESILDGLKRTTDIMFGGKQVVVCGYGEVGKGCCTALKALGAIVCITEIDPICALQACMDGFRVVKLSEVIRQMDVVITCTGNKNVVTREQLDRMKNGCVVCNMGHSNTEIDVASLRSHELTWERVRSQVDHIIWPDGKRVVLLAEGRLLNLSCSTVPTFVLSITATTQALALIELFNAPEGRYKQDVYLLPKKMDEYVASLHLPNFDAHLTELSDEQAKYMGLNKNGPFKPNYYRY; encoded by the exons ATGAGCGACTCGACGGCATCCGACGGAATGGTGGAGGTCAAACAAGGCACCAAGTACGTCAAGGAGACCGAGAACGTGGCGGAGAAATACTCGGCCTTGACTGTGAGCAAGAACAGCAGCGACGTGAACATGAACGTCGGGGAGATGCCCTCTGCCGCCTTCACCGCCGTCCCTACACTCAAGTCCGTCAAAAAG ATCCAGTTTGCCAATGCAGAGGATAAACAGGAGTTCAGCAAATACCCGACCAAAGCTGGCCGCCgctccctctctcgctccaTCTCGCAGTCGTCCACAGACAGCTACAGCTCAG CTGCGTCCTACACTGACAGCTCTGATGATGAAACATCCCCAAGAGACAAAGCTCAGGTCAACACTCAGGGCAGCAGCGACTTCTGCGTGAAGAACATCAAACAGGCTGAATTTGGCCGCCGTGAGATTGAAATTGCAGAACAAG ATATGTCGGCCCTCATTTCCCTGAGGAAGAGAGCACAGGGTGAGAAGCCTCTGGCGGGGGCCAAAGTGGTGGGCTGTACCCACATCACAGCTCAGACTGCG GTGCTGATCGAGACCCTGGTGGCTCTGGGGGCTCAGTGTCGCTGGACTGCCTGCAACATCTACTCCACCCAGAACGAGGTGGCTGCTGCTCTGGCAGAGACAG GAGTGCCCGTGTTTGCCTGGAAGGGTGAGACCGAAGATGACTTCTGGTGGTGCATCGACCGCTGCGTCAACTTGGAGGGCTGGCAAGCCAATATG ATTTTGGACGATGGCGGAGACTTGACACACTGGGTTTACAAGAAGTACCCCAGCGTGTTCAAGAAAGTGCGGGGCATCGTCGAGGAGAGCGTCACCGGTGTTCATCG ACTCTACCAACTGTCCAAAGCCGGCAAGCTGTGTGTCCCGGCGATGAACGTGAATGACTCGGTCACCAAGCAGAAGTTTGACAACCTCTACTGCTGCCGTGAATCCATCTTGGACGG CTTGAAGAGAACCACGGACATCATGTTTGGCGGCAAACAAGTGGTGGTGTGCGGTTACGGAGAG GTGGGCAAAGGCTGCTGCACAGCTCTGAAAGCACTCGGAGCAATCGTGTGCATCACTGAGATCGACCCTATCTGCGCCCTGCAGGCATG CATGGACGGCTTCAGAGTGGTCAAACTGAGCGAGGTGATCCGGCAAATGGATGTGGTCATCACTTGCACTG GCAACAAGAACGTTGTCACCAGAGAGCAACTGGATCGTATGAAGAACGGCTGCGTGGTGTGCAACATGGGCCACTCCAACACGGAGATTGACGTG GCCAGTCTACGCAGCCACGAGCTGACATGGGAGAGGGTCCGCTCGCAGGTGGACCACATCATCTGGCCTGATGGGAAGAGAGTTGTGCTGCTGGCTGAG GGTCGCCTGCTTAATCTGAGCTGCTCCACAGTGCCCACCTTTGTGTTGTCCATCACGGCGACCACTCAG GCTCTGGCTTTAATTGAGCTGTTCAACGCTCCAGAGGGACGTTACAAGCAGGATGTGTATCTCCTGCCCAAGAAAATGG ACGAGTACGTGGCCAGTTTGCATCTTCCCAACTTTGATGCTCACCTCACAGAGCTCTCTGACGAGCAGGCCAAGTATATGGGCCTCAACAAGAACGGCCCCTTCAAGCCCAACTATTACAG GTATTAA
- the ahcyl1 gene encoding S-adenosylhomocysteine hydrolase-like protein 1 isoform X2: MTGEGCLPPGFSGRVFPPELVSLAPPGVEMSHGGRRGREQAVMAHRERIQFANAEDKQEFSKYPTKAGRRSLSRSISQSSTDSYSSAASYTDSSDDETSPRDKAQVNTQGSSDFCVKNIKQAEFGRREIEIAEQDMSALISLRKRAQGEKPLAGAKVVGCTHITAQTAVLIETLVALGAQCRWTACNIYSTQNEVAAALAETGVPVFAWKGETEDDFWWCIDRCVNLEGWQANMILDDGGDLTHWVYKKYPSVFKKVRGIVEESVTGVHRLYQLSKAGKLCVPAMNVNDSVTKQKFDNLYCCRESILDGLKRTTDIMFGGKQVVVCGYGEVGKGCCTALKALGAIVCITEIDPICALQACMDGFRVVKLSEVIRQMDVVITCTGNKNVVTREQLDRMKNGCVVCNMGHSNTEIDVASLRSHELTWERVRSQVDHIIWPDGKRVVLLAEGRLLNLSCSTVPTFVLSITATTQALALIELFNAPEGRYKQDVYLLPKKMDEYVASLHLPNFDAHLTELSDEQAKYMGLNKNGPFKPNYYRY, translated from the exons ATGACAGGTGAAGGGTGCCTCCCACCCGGCTTTTCTGGGAGGGTTTTCCCCCCCGAGTTAGTATCACTGGCTCCACCAGGTGTTGAAATGTCACACGGAGGACGCAGAGGCAGGGAACAGGCAGTGATGGCGCACAGAGAAAGG ATCCAGTTTGCCAATGCAGAGGATAAACAGGAGTTCAGCAAATACCCGACCAAAGCTGGCCGCCgctccctctctcgctccaTCTCGCAGTCGTCCACAGACAGCTACAGCTCAG CTGCGTCCTACACTGACAGCTCTGATGATGAAACATCCCCAAGAGACAAAGCTCAGGTCAACACTCAGGGCAGCAGCGACTTCTGCGTGAAGAACATCAAACAGGCTGAATTTGGCCGCCGTGAGATTGAAATTGCAGAACAAG ATATGTCGGCCCTCATTTCCCTGAGGAAGAGAGCACAGGGTGAGAAGCCTCTGGCGGGGGCCAAAGTGGTGGGCTGTACCCACATCACAGCTCAGACTGCG GTGCTGATCGAGACCCTGGTGGCTCTGGGGGCTCAGTGTCGCTGGACTGCCTGCAACATCTACTCCACCCAGAACGAGGTGGCTGCTGCTCTGGCAGAGACAG GAGTGCCCGTGTTTGCCTGGAAGGGTGAGACCGAAGATGACTTCTGGTGGTGCATCGACCGCTGCGTCAACTTGGAGGGCTGGCAAGCCAATATG ATTTTGGACGATGGCGGAGACTTGACACACTGGGTTTACAAGAAGTACCCCAGCGTGTTCAAGAAAGTGCGGGGCATCGTCGAGGAGAGCGTCACCGGTGTTCATCG ACTCTACCAACTGTCCAAAGCCGGCAAGCTGTGTGTCCCGGCGATGAACGTGAATGACTCGGTCACCAAGCAGAAGTTTGACAACCTCTACTGCTGCCGTGAATCCATCTTGGACGG CTTGAAGAGAACCACGGACATCATGTTTGGCGGCAAACAAGTGGTGGTGTGCGGTTACGGAGAG GTGGGCAAAGGCTGCTGCACAGCTCTGAAAGCACTCGGAGCAATCGTGTGCATCACTGAGATCGACCCTATCTGCGCCCTGCAGGCATG CATGGACGGCTTCAGAGTGGTCAAACTGAGCGAGGTGATCCGGCAAATGGATGTGGTCATCACTTGCACTG GCAACAAGAACGTTGTCACCAGAGAGCAACTGGATCGTATGAAGAACGGCTGCGTGGTGTGCAACATGGGCCACTCCAACACGGAGATTGACGTG GCCAGTCTACGCAGCCACGAGCTGACATGGGAGAGGGTCCGCTCGCAGGTGGACCACATCATCTGGCCTGATGGGAAGAGAGTTGTGCTGCTGGCTGAG GGTCGCCTGCTTAATCTGAGCTGCTCCACAGTGCCCACCTTTGTGTTGTCCATCACGGCGACCACTCAG GCTCTGGCTTTAATTGAGCTGTTCAACGCTCCAGAGGGACGTTACAAGCAGGATGTGTATCTCCTGCCCAAGAAAATGG ACGAGTACGTGGCCAGTTTGCATCTTCCCAACTTTGATGCTCACCTCACAGAGCTCTCTGACGAGCAGGCCAAGTATATGGGCCTCAACAAGAACGGCCCCTTCAAGCCCAACTATTACAG GTATTAA